TTTCGGTTCCTTTGGATTTGCATATGATGGTTTTTGCATCAGTCACTGCAGGTAGATTGAGCAagctttgtttttgtgttttaacatGCATTCAACTAGATATGGATCAGAATAAATTTATACTCCCTTTTTATCTTTATAATTAGCTAAAAAATTGCAAGACAGTCCACAAAACAGGATTTGCTTTAAGACTAACTGCTGGAGTTCCAAGATGTAAGATATGCAGCACTGGAAAATCTTCAGTGATCAGGAATTAGTAGTGTTTAGCCAAGTGTTGAAAGCATTCAGAAGGAAAGTCCTGGTTGGAGGCATGAGGGCTTCAGCACCAACTTTTAAACCTCAATTTCTTGATTGCATATCTCCCATCTTCAAACCTATGTTaagaggggggagggagggggaaagtaGGAAACATTCTCAATTATGTGAAATACTATTTTCAGTGTGGAACAACATTCTAATATTGCATGCACTGTATTGATAATGCACATACAACAGATGTTAATAATGCTACCCTAGCACTTATCCAGTCAACTGAAATCTGTAAGCTTCTAGTTTAAGAATTCACTACACTAATTTTCTCCCATCATCTCTATTTCAGCTGTCATCACTGCAGTCTTCAGTTGAAGctgcaatatttaaaatgcattttacacTAAGTTTCATTATCAGCAGTCATAAGTTTAGTCACAGCAAAACTCTCACTTCTTATACTCACATTATTTCATCCAAGAGTGTCATATTATGCAACTGAAACATTTCAGGTTTGCAATTGATAAGTAATATCACAGCAACATAAGAAATGGCTGTCGCATTACTAACTCAAAGGGAATACAATCACCTGCAGTCCAGAACTCTGGACTCCTAACTACTGAAACATAAATTCAGAGTTAAAACAAAGTTAACTTCATCATAAGCTAAATGGACTCAAAGTGAAAATTTCAAGTTCATTTGGTCTGACAAGTCCTTATTTCAAAGGAAGCCACTCTCAATCTATGCTAAAACACACCAACACGaaatacaacaacaacaacaaaccacaacaaaaaacccaaaacaaaactagaaaCAGAAGTGAGGACCCCTAAAATATTAGGCTTTGTCAGTTTGACACATTACACCCCCAAAATCTATCCCACATTACAGGAGACTTCAAAATTAACTCCTTTTCATGAAACCCCTAGCATGGTAACCCACACTAgaaaatttttttccatgactgCAAGAAGCATGAACTGATACTTACCTGAAACAGAGTGAATATATATAATTAACTCAAGGTTGTATATTTGTTTTAGCAGTTTGTGAGAAAGATTCGGCCTCGGAGCAAGGCAAAACACTTACCCTGCCTACATATTTAGCCCCTCAAAAATAAGACTCCAAATCTACGTGCATTGCTTCATCCAGGAATCACAGTACTTCTGAATTCAACAATTACCAATGAATCCAAAATACTGAATACATTTAGTCCCAGATGTATTTTAATAAGGAAAACTTGAGGGCTCATTCTTTCACATTCAACAGTTAACCATGAAAATGATTCATGACTTCTGAAGATACAGACCACTGAAGAAGTCCCGGTAGGCTTCTCTCCCTTACAGGGAACAGCTGTTATACACGCAGTAGTTTCTGTGTGTTCTTACTCCATTAGAATAGTGCAGAAGTACCCCAGACTGCTTACCTTCTGAAAATATCTCCCCGAAAGAACCTGCAGTGCTGGCATTTATAGCAAAGATTAACTGCTTTCAATCTAAATCAGTAACTTACGCTGACTGCCAGATGATCACCACTGTGGGGGCACATAACTATAGGTTGGTGTTCCCGGAGCCCGATACGTGGGCATAGTAACTGGATGAGGGGCTACTGGAGTTGGGGAATGAGTTGTCAACAAAGTACCTAGGatgaagagaatatttttttcagtaaccATAAACactaatacaaagaaaaaataaaggggaaggaagagttagttttaaaaacaattagaGCTTGCTCATCTTCCAATTTAAAATTACCAGTATCATTTTGCACTCCAGCCCCCATCTTCCTTCAAACATTTATGCAAGTGGATCGTTTTGATGTTAAGTCCAATGCACACAAAGATATTCATTACTCAAAAATAGCTCTAACAGAAACCCTGCAACATAAGCATTATTCACTGCAAAACTTTTCCCCATAGCAGGCTTTACATGCCATAAAAATATCTGATGGTAGAAGTAACTTGACTGATAAATCAGAATAAATGTGTTCTTGTTCGTGTTATTATGGATAGGTTTTTACAGACTAAGGGGCTTCAGAAACAAATAGGCTGAGATAGCAGGATCTTTAAATAGCCTTACTCCATAGCACATTGCAGAACTAGTAACAAACAGCTGGGATAAGCTTGCCAGCATACAAAACTCCAATGTTAGCTCAGTTTGTGACACACAGGTTCTCTAGTTTTGAGAttcctcaaattaaaaaatatgaacatttcCTCGTGAGTTAACACCCACTGAGTAATATAGCATGACACCCCCTCAGTAAACACTCCTAGATGAGCCTAGGTTATTGGTTAAACAACACTTTCTCAAAAAACTAAAAGAGTGTGGCATTAGGAAGCAGGCATCCCTAACCACTGCTAATGACACAGAAGACCTGCAGGGAGTGCAAACACATAAAATGTTATATCTCAACACACAAAGAATGTCAGTGATATGAGGAGTAGactgaaaacactgcattttcctCAGTCTTAAGAGGTTGTTGTTTTCAATTAGGCATAGAGAAATGTATTGAGAGGAGGAAGTCAGACTCTTGACACTGGAAGGATGAGAAACAATGGATGCAAGAATAAGTGAAATTCCATACagatataaataaaatctattttactGTAAAACTAATATCTGAAAAAGGATGTGGTATCTCTAAGATGATCCAAATTCCACTGAACAAGCAcacaacctgatctagctggACCCAATTTGAAGACCCTGGACTACATGACCTCCAGAAGTTCCTTCTAATCTAAAGGATTTTATGATTCTGCCAAGTACACCTCTGGCATCACACTTTGGTAACACAGCTGTGTTCTGCCATGAACTGAAAGGACGGTTTGAATCAAGGAAACATAAGGGTTGTAAATTCACATACCTGCTGACATTGCCATAGTAGTCCCAGCCACCATCCCCATAGTCACACCGTTTCCTCTTGGTGGTGGAATTGGAGCAGGATACATAGTTGCTGGCATGCCATTAGGCTGCACAACCGTGGTGTGGTGAATTACGTGGGGTGGTGCTGCATATAAAGGCTGTGTGTAGTAAGTGCCTTgctgttgaagaaaaaagaaagtaaattaagTAATTACAGTGGGGAAGATAAATGGTGTCTTCTTTCAtaatcaggcattggaacaggctgcacagggcaGCGGaggaatcactgtccctggcagtgttcaaaacccgtgtagacgaggcccttagtgacatggtttagtggtggacttggtatTGCTGGGGAAACAGCTCGACTTGATGATCTCGATTGTGTCATAAAAGCATTATTCTAAAGATACAATATATTTAGAGAGCAGAAACCAAAACATTCATTTCAACTATTGTGTTTCACTGGCtaactttttaaacatttagcCCCTTTTCAAGGCATTTCGGATAACATTCAAAGCAGGGACCTTTGTAAAACCCCAACACTGACTGTACCATCAACAACATGGACTTGTTCGTCATTCGTTCTCTTTGTTTCCTACCTTTTCATGTATTAATCCATGACTGAACTTCTCTCTTTCACAACTTTTTattcagctgcttttaattaaagaacCAAATGTTTCTGACAAATCCATGCACATTGAAGATATTGGATAAACCTTGATATGTGCTTATTAATTCCCTTTAGCTACTGTGTACATGCCAGGTAAGTTTCCTCTATGCAAAAAGAGGGCCAGCTTTTCCAAAATATCAAGCTCACTGAAATGTCTTAATTCTACCCTACTAGTTTTCAACAGTTTGCCTAGGATGAGACTTGGTAACTCCCTGAATCGCAACTGAGGCTTCCTAAAAAAACACATCAATATAAGCTTATGACAGTTTttgacaaaacaaaatcagaatgtgGTAGTTAGAGCATCCagcacacatttttttaaagctactgAATCTAATGTCATTTCAAAGGCTGAACACATGATCAGTAAAGTACAGAGCAACTGTCATGCAAGACTGTGTAATAGTGCATACAGTAAGACTTCGTAGTAGTGATTTACGGGGTGTGTGTAAATGTGTAACGGGATGGTGTTCTTCACCAtccatgaagaaataaatgtgatgTACAATTTAGAGTTCAAACAGATATTAACAAGGTAAACAAAATACCATCCAGACAAGacaggtttttggttttgttcattcACCTGTGCATATGGATTCTGCTGTGGATAGGCACTTCGAACTGGGTACACAGCAGTCTGATAGGGATTCGGTGATGACGAATACGGTGGCACTGCTCCGCTAGTGGGTGAACAAGATACTTTATATGGGGTTCCTGGTGTATAACCTGAAACAAAGGTaaatctgcattaaaaacatgaaaaataagtgTCAGTGCACTGCCTTCTGAAGTCAGGGATAacaattttcttaatttccaaATTCCTTCATCTTCATGTGAATACTCAGTGGGCTAGTCTCAATATCTAAGCAAAAGTTCTATTATTTACGTAATACACTTGACTGTGACAACTAAGCATTGACAGTTAACTCTATTTTTGCACAACTTGCTTTTCAAATCTATGGATATGGGATTAAAAAAGCGGATTTGGATTTTTGTAGCCATAtcattaaatattcatatttgGCATAGTAACCAGTATTCCTACATAGGAGGAGTTGGCACAGCTTAATATCAGCCCAGTTCTCAATGCACCTCAAAATGTCCTGGCGAAACACAGTAATGGTTAACTAACCTGCAGTTACCTTCTGTAGAAGATGATACAGCACAGAATAGCAATTTCAAAAGTCAGGAATCATGTAAAGAGCTCAAGATGGATTTCCAAAGAACAGACAGACACAATCTGCAGCCTCTACTTTaacttacatttatttattcatatttgttttctggCATCTTCTGAACTGgctaaaataaatatgaaaggTCATACCTCTAAAACACAAGCACTGTAGAGTTCATCACAACTGCAAATTAAGACTTTGAAGGTACTTTAATAtctttaaatcttctttttgTGTACTGTTTACGTACACATTCCCTTAATCATCACTTAAGAATTATTTTAGACATTACAGTGAGATCTCAGGAGCCATCAGAAAGAATTCTGCATTCCTATTACAAGGCCCACAGAATCAGTCTGCTGTGTAGATGCTGGGAACTGTTCTGATTTTTACAAGGATAAATAGCAACTGCTGGCTCACCGTGCCTAAAGACAGTTCTTCCATAGTTTCTCCAGCCCCCATCAGTCAGTCTCAAGATAACAGAACAAGAGCTTCACAAGGCATGGAAGAGATATATGAGAagcaccactgctgctgcacactACACTCCCAAGATTATACTATGGCTTAAAGGCCAGAGTGGCAATAGAAAtacctctgcagcagcatccaccAGTAATGACATTTAGGGTACTTAATCAAAGGGATGACCTACCCTGGGGAAAGCATCAAGGCCCTAGCCTGTGCTACACTGAAAAGATCTTGGGTCTCACACAGGTTTATCACTCTAGGAAACAACATCCACAGGTATGATTTCTATTTAGTTGGAATCATACAAACTAGTACTACGGCAACATAAGCAACTAAAAATACTTGgtaattatagaaaaaaaatgagactgTCAGAATTGAGAAAAGATTGACTTCAGAAACTGTCTAGAATGTGCTGACTTCAATACAGAGAACAGTTACGaagccacagagcagagagaacACTGGCATTTGTGTTGTGAAAGATCAGTCTGTGCAGACAGCATGAGAGATGACCTTCATGCTTTTTGCAGAAGTCTGAGATTCTTTCCAATTTCATTCCACCCTTCACACAGAAAATTGTTACGCTCACAAAGAAATAGGTTTActatggggtttgggttttttcatggTATCTATCACCTTTAGAGACACTCAAGAAAGCTACCACAGCACTTACTCTGAACTCTTG
This genomic window from Strigops habroptila isolate Jane chromosome 8, bStrHab1.2.pri, whole genome shotgun sequence contains:
- the FAM168B gene encoding myelin-associated neurite-outgrowth inhibitor isoform X2 translates to MNPVYSPGSSGVPYANAKGIGYPAGFPMGYAAAAPAYSPNMYPGANPTFQTGYTPGTPYKVSCSPTSGAVPPYSSSPNPYQTAVYPVRSAYPQQNPYAQQGTYYTQPLYAAPPHVIHHTTVVQPNGMPATMYPAPIPPPRGNGVTMGMVAGTTMAMSAGTLLTTHSPTPVAPHPVTMPTYRAPGTPTYSYVPPQW
- the FAM168B gene encoding myelin-associated neurite-outgrowth inhibitor isoform X1, translating into MQMPKELVIQLILGALIITPCKKRSQSIFAASWLVLLTFLSSNSCSRYLFYDCPKHSFNAGFPMGYAAAAPAYSPNMYPGANPTFQTGYTPGTPYKVSCSPTSGAVPPYSSSPNPYQTAVYPVRSAYPQQNPYAQQGTYYTQPLYAAPPHVIHHTTVVQPNGMPATMYPAPIPPPRGNGVTMGMVAGTTMAMSAGTLLTTHSPTPVAPHPVTMPTYRAPGTPTYSYVPPQW